The following are encoded in a window of Roseimaritima ulvae genomic DNA:
- a CDS encoding IS1380 family transposase encodes MAQRKRKRPVLKRLRRQAVDFDFDGGTLTTDGGLLLLREVDRRLDLIRRLDQAIPDPRDPLHTVHPQAELLTSRIFAIAAGYEDGNDHDALRHDPAFQVAAGRVPAEHNYDGDHSPLASPSTHSRLENRIDTKTILRLNELLVDLFLESYEQPPEEIILDYDATDDTIHGNQEQRHFNGFYDGYCFLPLYVFCDDHLLVSHLRPSKVGAAHHARADYQIADPEDPLPLARCENHHSRRQRICHRTLDALV; translated from the coding sequence ATGGCACAGCGTAAACGAAAACGCCCCGTTTTGAAACGGCTCCGACGACAAGCGGTCGATTTTGATTTCGACGGCGGAACGCTGACCACCGATGGTGGCTTGCTGCTTCTGCGAGAGGTCGACCGAAGACTCGATTTGATTCGACGGCTCGATCAAGCCATCCCCGATCCTCGCGATCCGCTTCACACGGTCCACCCTCAAGCCGAACTGCTCACCTCCCGCATCTTTGCCATCGCCGCAGGTTACGAAGATGGCAACGACCACGACGCGCTGCGACACGACCCGGCGTTTCAAGTCGCTGCCGGGCGGGTTCCCGCGGAACACAATTACGACGGCGATCACTCCCCGCTGGCCAGCCCCTCAACGCACTCCCGATTAGAGAACAGGATCGACACCAAGACAATCTTGCGGTTGAACGAGCTCCTTGTGGACCTGTTTCTGGAAAGCTATGAGCAACCGCCCGAAGAAATCATCTTGGACTACGATGCCACCGACGACACGATCCACGGAAATCAAGAGCAACGGCATTTCAACGGCTTTTATGATGGCTACTGCTTTCTTCCCCTGTATGTTTTCTGTGACGACCACCTGTTGGTTTCGCACCTTCGCCCCAGCAAAGTCGGGGCCGCCCATCATGCTCGGGCCGATTACCAAATTGCTGATCCAGAAGATCCGCTCCCGCTGGCCCGATGTGAAAATCATCATTCGCGGCGACAGCGGATTTGCCATCGAACGCTTGATGCGTTGGTGTGA
- a CDS encoding prenyltransferase/squalene oxidase repeat-containing protein — translation MMVAQPIDRRRFLRGCSTSAMLCAAMSSDGRLEAAQAAADPLAAWADTDDLFTLEVRQAIFRGLQFLTATQAATGSFPDRMGRNVGVVALSGLAMLATGNLPGRGRFGEPLQRCIRYITGASLDSGFIVRRESVSRGEMYGHGFATLFLAEALGITPRDDLGAKVRAAVEIILAAQHSSGGWRYTPQPTEADLSVTICQVMALRAARNAGIYVPAEVITKAIDYIRRSQNPDGGFMYQMQGGESRFPLTAGAIVALQNAGRYEGSEIELAYNFLKRRRIANLSPRQTNYFLYAHYYSVQAYWQKGGDEFRSWYGGLRNVLLNAQADDGGWNDFVGRTYATAMSCLILSAPRSSLPIFQR, via the coding sequence ATGATGGTTGCGCAGCCAATTGATCGCCGCCGCTTCCTACGCGGCTGTTCCACATCCGCCATGCTGTGCGCAGCGATGTCCTCCGACGGACGTTTGGAGGCGGCTCAGGCGGCCGCGGATCCCTTGGCGGCTTGGGCGGACACTGACGACCTGTTTACGTTGGAAGTGCGGCAAGCGATTTTTCGAGGGCTGCAGTTCTTGACGGCCACGCAAGCCGCGACGGGTTCGTTTCCCGATCGCATGGGACGCAATGTGGGCGTGGTGGCGCTGAGCGGTTTGGCGATGTTGGCGACGGGCAATCTGCCGGGACGCGGACGATTTGGCGAACCCCTGCAACGTTGCATCCGCTACATCACCGGGGCCAGTCTGGACAGCGGCTTTATTGTCCGCCGCGAATCCGTCAGCCGGGGTGAGATGTACGGTCATGGCTTCGCCACACTGTTCTTAGCCGAAGCCTTGGGCATCACGCCACGCGATGACCTGGGGGCGAAAGTGCGCGCGGCGGTGGAAATTATTCTTGCCGCGCAGCATTCCTCAGGCGGCTGGCGTTATACGCCTCAGCCCACCGAAGCCGATCTGTCGGTCACGATCTGTCAGGTGATGGCGCTGCGAGCGGCACGCAATGCGGGGATCTATGTGCCGGCGGAAGTGATCACCAAAGCGATCGACTACATCCGCCGTTCGCAGAATCCTGATGGCGGGTTTATGTATCAGATGCAAGGCGGTGAAAGCCGCTTTCCGCTGACCGCCGGAGCCATCGTGGCGTTGCAGAACGCGGGCCGCTACGAAGGTTCCGAAATCGAATTGGCGTATAACTTTTTGAAACGTCGTCGCATCGCGAATCTGTCGCCGCGGCAGACCAACTATTTTCTTTACGCACATTATTATTCGGTCCAAGCGTATTGGCAGAAGGGCGGCGACGAATTCCGTAGCTGGTACGGCGGCCTGCGAAACGTCTTGTTGAACGCTCAGGCCGACGACGGCGGTTGGAATGATTTTGTCGGCCGCACCTATGCGACGGCGATGTCCTGTTTGATCCTCAGCGCTCCCCGCAGTTCGCTGCCGATTTTCCAGCGTTAA
- a CDS encoding IS1380 family transposase, whose product MLGPITKLLIQKIRSRWPDVKIIIRGDSGFAIERLMRWCDKNDVGYVFGLQHNNVLDKQIACEMTQAQIRHGLYGGTQSVFKWFRYRTQKSWDCSRWVVGKAEYSSQGTNPRFVVTNLPSEEGIVDPTYRRVTIDGKRVRQLQDAGTLCSVAINPEEFYRTRYCPRGEMENRIKETQLGLFADRTSCSRFVANQFRLMLSSFAYVLLDGVRRLGLSDTKAARLRVDTIRLRLLKIAARVRVTSRRVVFHMASHCPSEALYEHVMQRLCRSD is encoded by the coding sequence ATGCTCGGGCCGATTACCAAATTGCTGATCCAGAAGATCCGCTCCCGCTGGCCCGATGTGAAAATCATCATTCGCGGCGACAGCGGATTTGCCATCGAACGCTTGATGCGTTGGTGTGATAAAAACGATGTCGGATACGTCTTTGGCTTGCAGCACAACAACGTTTTAGACAAGCAAATCGCTTGCGAAATGACGCAAGCCCAGATTCGCCACGGACTCTATGGGGGCACGCAGTCCGTCTTCAAGTGGTTTCGCTACCGCACACAAAAATCTTGGGATTGCAGTCGCTGGGTCGTGGGTAAGGCGGAATATAGCAGCCAGGGCACCAACCCGCGTTTCGTGGTCACGAATCTCCCCAGTGAGGAAGGCATCGTTGATCCGACTTATCGTCGCGTTACTATCGACGGCAAGCGGGTGCGGCAGTTGCAGGATGCGGGAACGCTTTGCTCGGTGGCTATTAATCCGGAAGAGTTCTACCGCACACGCTACTGCCCGCGCGGCGAGATGGAGAACCGGATCAAGGAGACACAATTGGGGCTGTTTGCCGACCGCACCAGTTGTAGCAGGTTCGTGGCCAACCAGTTCCGCTTGATGCTTTCGTCCTTTGCATACGTGTTGCTCGATGGCGTGCGTCGCCTGGGACTTTCTGACACGAAGGCAGCACGCCTGCGCGTCGATACCATCCGTCTGCGGCTTCTCAAGATCGCCGCTCGCGTTCGGGTGACCAGCCGCCGTGTGGTCTTTCACATGGCGAGCCATTGTCCCTCCGAAGCTCTGTACGAGCACGTCATGCAGCGTCTGTGCCGCAGCGATTAA
- a CDS encoding 3-keto-disaccharide hydrolase — MSTHFLFRGHTALLSGCMLIILLSLGCKPKPAADAPAADVANEPAEPAEPSEPAEPASTSTTPVDPPADPPTFELSGEDLLAARLPADETAEGWVRLFDGSTLFGWQITDTANWRVEDGAIVVDAGQRSFLATTSTWDNYELKLEFQADAKTNSGVFLRTQLHPESVATDCYELNIAPPDNPFPTGSLVERQRVEPEEVGEIDPAQWHSYHVRVDDQTITVQLDGKEILRYEDPNRVPAGLISLQHREGRVAFRDIRIRPLGLQPLLAGDDLAQWKQHPEYEGEFTIDDESNLSIKGGSGQLESRAQFGDFALLARCRTNAKDLNSGIFFRCIPGEKMNGYECQISNETVDGDPLKPGDAGTGGIFRRQPARIVAGEDQQWVSILLVANGPTMMAWVNGLQVSDWTDTRDPDPNPRRGLRVEPGTLMLQAHDPTTDLSFSDISVAPIGPAPEPAWPSEE; from the coding sequence ATGTCCACCCATTTTTTGTTTCGCGGTCACACGGCATTGCTGTCCGGCTGCATGCTGATCATCCTGCTGTCGCTGGGCTGCAAACCGAAACCGGCCGCCGACGCCCCGGCGGCCGATGTAGCAAACGAACCGGCGGAACCAGCCGAACCCAGCGAACCGGCCGAACCGGCCAGCACGTCCACGACGCCGGTCGACCCTCCGGCCGATCCACCCACTTTTGAACTGTCCGGCGAAGACTTACTGGCCGCTCGCCTGCCCGCCGACGAAACGGCGGAAGGTTGGGTACGGTTGTTCGACGGCAGCACGCTGTTCGGTTGGCAGATCACCGATACCGCAAACTGGCGGGTCGAAGACGGTGCGATCGTCGTCGACGCCGGCCAACGAAGCTTCTTGGCCACCACCTCGACCTGGGACAATTACGAACTGAAACTAGAATTCCAGGCCGACGCGAAAACCAACAGTGGCGTCTTCCTGCGTACTCAACTGCACCCCGAATCGGTAGCCACCGACTGTTACGAATTAAACATCGCTCCCCCCGACAACCCGTTTCCCACCGGCAGCCTGGTCGAACGCCAACGCGTCGAACCGGAAGAGGTGGGTGAAATCGATCCCGCACAGTGGCACTCCTACCACGTCCGCGTGGACGATCAAACCATCACCGTGCAACTCGACGGCAAAGAAATCCTTCGCTACGAAGACCCCAACCGCGTACCCGCCGGACTGATCTCGTTGCAACACCGCGAAGGCCGCGTCGCCTTTCGTGACATCCGCATCCGGCCGCTGGGACTGCAACCGCTGTTGGCCGGCGACGACTTGGCGCAGTGGAAACAGCACCCCGAGTACGAGGGCGAATTCACGATCGACGATGAGAGCAACCTGAGCATCAAAGGCGGCAGTGGCCAACTGGAAAGCCGCGCCCAGTTCGGCGACTTTGCCCTGCTAGCTCGTTGCCGCACCAATGCCAAAGACCTGAACTCGGGGATCTTCTTCCGCTGCATCCCGGGCGAAAAGATGAACGGCTATGAATGTCAGATCAGCAACGAAACCGTCGATGGCGATCCACTGAAACCGGGCGATGCTGGCACCGGCGGCATCTTCCGTCGACAACCGGCGCGGATCGTAGCCGGTGAAGACCAACAGTGGGTTTCGATCCTGTTGGTCGCCAACGGGCCCACGATGATGGCCTGGGTCAACGGCCTGCAAGTCAGCGACTGGACCGACACCCGTGATCCCGACCCCAACCCGCGGCGCGGGCTGCGAGTCGAACCGGGCACGCTGATGCTGCAAGCTCACGACCCCACCACGGACCTGTCCTTCAGCGACATCTCGGTAGCGCCAATCGGCCCCGCTCCCGAACCCGCCTGGCCCAGCGAAGAGTAG
- a CDS encoding DUF4175 family protein, with protein MPSQTPPERSSEVAVAAPPAADTSSADTLPAETAVSTLLGRVERVARRATWWFRLRAMMLLVAVVLLSLGTLVAIDWIWKTPPSAVRYALSILAAVALLAAFWRWARPACSRRAGLLETARRIEYRFPQLSDRLSSLVALAAAGQTPQSVSLVALAADETESQARDLDFSEALDGRRMGWAATALVVVLGLAIGAAYWGPQVVRQGLVRLATPWNASPWPRTDYLALQIEDAVLAGQPVAVVVQNLADPPQPLPRDARVQYRSGSSSPTTVAVDRDSGRATLDLPGSETWFDVRATGGDDDTMRWRRVEIVPPPQLTQAAFLVTPPSASGAEAFTETGRRFAVPQHSRLDFTAHSDRPIQSARLLVASPEQQIPLQVDSPGQGLTGQTITGQWQPETSADSLQVSVAWTDADGLSGVYSRRWQVTLVRDTPPEVRWTMAGEDLRVTRNAVLELSFVARDNYGLVASGLQWTSALAEPPIDAEEAAEWPYYQAEASPQQTRNVTLSVAELAGSDSSSGAAWRLQAVAEDTAGQVGHSLPLRVYLLSEQDLLTELTKDSQQVLEQVRAAVRSQQIAAERTREAALQSDPGRRQDSLNIAQAAQQQALQQVEGPAAALPVAEQIAGRAATNQLQSTFLENVQQAAEQLAQLRERNLQPSAQTLEAAVNQDAGSPSPAVLADLADRQAAAAEQLQRIGEQLAAGLESQLVAESIRDAAAAQQRLAAASRRVGGEDAEGGQQQDLADALADQQRDVARQTERLQDRLQDMAAAARQNGQTGQRLNDAAEQLSGQQIADRMRDAADDLQQQQSDAAADAQQAIARDMRRIASEFADSQDASGSRDAGRLAEQAARLAQRQREVSQQIAETLRREGVDSETAIAQQSDTLEAVERLRPDLESMPLFPAALDQAEQRMESALARMQRSPTDSQAYEDARDAGQRLDEIASAIEQSARTESSSEQANADADPPPSEEAADGAEDNPQSLPIASLFLVRSMQTRLRNETAELNEQAVEPESDEAMTRIRQQRQQLSQQQAQLAQRLQALLNDFPSAAAASPQEEVDNE; from the coding sequence ATGCCATCCCAAACGCCCCCTGAACGTTCCTCCGAAGTCGCCGTAGCAGCGCCGCCGGCGGCAGACACTTCGTCTGCAGACACGCTGCCGGCCGAGACGGCGGTATCGACGCTGCTGGGCCGCGTCGAACGCGTCGCTCGCCGGGCCACGTGGTGGTTTCGGCTGAGAGCGATGATGCTGCTGGTGGCTGTTGTGTTGTTGTCCCTGGGGACGCTGGTGGCCATCGATTGGATCTGGAAAACGCCGCCCTCGGCCGTTCGCTATGCGCTCTCGATCCTGGCCGCGGTGGCTCTGCTGGCGGCATTCTGGCGTTGGGCACGACCGGCCTGCTCACGCCGCGCCGGCTTGTTGGAAACGGCTCGTCGCATCGAATACCGCTTTCCGCAATTGTCTGACCGCTTGAGCAGTTTGGTGGCTTTGGCCGCGGCCGGTCAGACCCCGCAATCCGTGTCGCTGGTGGCTCTGGCCGCCGACGAAACCGAATCGCAGGCCCGCGACCTGGATTTCTCCGAAGCTCTCGACGGCCGCCGCATGGGCTGGGCCGCAACGGCTCTGGTGGTGGTCTTGGGCCTGGCCATTGGAGCTGCGTACTGGGGGCCGCAGGTGGTGCGGCAAGGTCTGGTTCGTCTGGCCACCCCGTGGAACGCCTCACCCTGGCCGCGAACCGATTACTTGGCCTTGCAGATCGAGGACGCGGTGTTGGCCGGCCAGCCCGTGGCGGTGGTGGTTCAAAACCTGGCCGATCCGCCGCAGCCCTTGCCCCGCGACGCTCGCGTCCAGTATCGCAGCGGTTCGTCCTCGCCGACGACCGTGGCGGTGGATCGGGACAGCGGCCGAGCGACGTTGGATCTGCCGGGATCGGAGACTTGGTTCGATGTGCGGGCGACCGGCGGAGACGACGACACGATGCGGTGGCGGCGAGTCGAAATCGTGCCGCCGCCTCAATTGACGCAGGCCGCGTTTCTCGTCACGCCTCCGTCCGCATCGGGCGCCGAGGCGTTTACCGAAACCGGCCGGCGGTTTGCCGTACCCCAGCACAGCCGCTTGGACTTCACCGCTCACTCGGACCGGCCGATCCAATCCGCTCGGCTGCTCGTCGCCTCGCCCGAACAGCAAATTCCCTTGCAGGTCGATTCCCCCGGGCAAGGGCTAACCGGCCAAACCATTACCGGGCAATGGCAACCGGAAACCTCGGCCGACAGCTTGCAGGTCTCGGTGGCCTGGACGGATGCGGATGGGTTAAGCGGCGTGTACTCCAGGCGGTGGCAGGTGACGTTGGTTCGCGATACGCCGCCGGAAGTTCGCTGGACGATGGCCGGCGAAGATTTGCGAGTCACTCGAAACGCAGTGTTAGAGTTATCGTTTGTGGCTCGAGACAATTACGGATTGGTCGCCAGCGGTTTGCAATGGACGTCCGCCCTCGCCGAACCGCCGATCGATGCAGAAGAAGCCGCCGAGTGGCCCTATTACCAAGCCGAGGCTTCGCCCCAGCAGACGCGGAACGTTACGTTGTCGGTGGCCGAGTTGGCCGGAAGCGATTCCTCATCGGGGGCAGCGTGGCGTCTGCAGGCTGTGGCGGAAGACACCGCGGGACAGGTCGGGCATTCGCTGCCACTGCGAGTCTATCTGTTGAGCGAGCAGGATCTGCTGACGGAATTGACCAAGGATAGCCAGCAGGTTTTGGAGCAAGTTCGAGCGGCGGTGCGAAGTCAGCAGATCGCGGCCGAACGCACTCGCGAGGCCGCCCTACAGTCGGATCCGGGCCGCCGACAGGATTCGCTCAACATCGCGCAAGCCGCTCAGCAACAGGCCTTGCAGCAAGTCGAGGGTCCTGCCGCCGCGCTGCCGGTTGCCGAGCAGATCGCAGGCCGAGCCGCAACCAATCAACTGCAGTCCACCTTTTTAGAAAACGTGCAACAGGCCGCCGAGCAACTGGCACAGCTGCGCGAACGGAATTTGCAGCCCTCTGCCCAGACATTGGAGGCGGCCGTGAACCAGGATGCCGGCTCGCCATCGCCAGCAGTTTTAGCGGATTTAGCGGACCGTCAGGCCGCCGCCGCCGAACAATTGCAGCGCATCGGCGAACAGTTGGCTGCCGGTTTGGAGTCGCAGTTGGTGGCCGAGTCGATTCGCGACGCCGCCGCAGCGCAGCAGCGATTGGCCGCCGCCTCGCGACGCGTCGGCGGTGAGGATGCGGAGGGCGGCCAGCAGCAAGATTTGGCCGATGCGTTGGCCGACCAGCAACGCGACGTGGCGCGGCAAACCGAACGCTTGCAAGATCGCTTGCAGGACATGGCCGCTGCGGCGCGGCAGAACGGCCAGACCGGGCAACGATTGAACGACGCCGCCGAGCAGTTGAGCGGACAGCAAATCGCCGATCGAATGCGGGACGCGGCGGACGATTTACAGCAACAGCAAAGTGACGCGGCGGCCGATGCTCAGCAGGCGATCGCTCGCGACATGCGCCGTATTGCATCGGAGTTTGCGGATTCCCAAGACGCGTCCGGCTCGCGGGATGCTGGACGGCTGGCCGAACAGGCGGCGCGATTGGCACAGCGGCAACGCGAGGTCTCGCAGCAGATCGCCGAAACGCTGCGTCGCGAGGGCGTCGATAGTGAAACCGCCATCGCCCAGCAAAGCGATACCTTGGAAGCGGTCGAACGCTTGCGGCCTGATCTGGAATCGATGCCGTTGTTCCCCGCTGCGTTGGATCAAGCCGAACAGCGGATGGAGTCGGCTCTGGCGCGGATGCAACGCAGTCCCACCGATTCGCAGGCGTATGAAGATGCCCGCGACGCCGGCCAGCGGCTGGATGAGATCGCCAGTGCCATCGAACAGTCCGCGCGGACCGAAAGCTCATCGGAGCAAGCCAACGCAGACGCCGATCCTCCGCCCTCGGAGGAGGCGGCGGACGGGGCGGAAGACAATCCGCAGTCGTTGCCTATCGCCTCCCTATTTTTGGTGCGTTCGATGCAGACGCGACTCCGCAACGAAACCGCTGAATTGAATGAACAAGCGGTTGAACCGGAAAGCGACGAAGCCATGACAAGGATCCGGCAGCAGCGACAGCAACTTTCGCAGCAACAGGCTCAGCTGGCCCAACGTCTGCAGGCGTTGTTAAACGACTTTCCCAGCGCCGCCGCGGCCAGCCCCCAAGAGGAGGTCGATAATGAATAG
- a CDS encoding sulfotransferase family protein has protein sequence MATPSQATEPPKPEYHRYPFYSPRFWHGMRTGTWAGLLSENRFRVHPTRWPMAVAVSIAGPVNDGLWLFQKLLYGRKLAATELLAPPMFILGHWRSGTTLLHELINKDERLGCPSTFQCFAPHHFLVSEWFFRTFGSWLLPSKRPMDNMQAGWARPQEDEFALMNLGAPSPYRRIAFPNQPAPDMQFLDWDGVAPEQEARWVDSLKQFLTAVTYRSERQLVLKSPTHTGRIGVLSKTFPGAKFIHITRDPRSLFPSTCRLWQGLDQVQAFQIPSGETLEDYVIECMKRMYAGFHRDLDGLSEDQIVHIRYEDLVADPVQTMADIYRSLGLEDFEVVRPQLQEWADSQHREYQTNQHHLSPETEARIKTEWADYFTRYGYL, from the coding sequence ATGGCAACTCCCTCGCAGGCCACCGAGCCCCCAAAGCCGGAATACCATCGCTACCCGTTTTATAGCCCTCGGTTCTGGCACGGCATGCGAACCGGCACCTGGGCGGGGCTATTGTCCGAAAACCGCTTTCGCGTTCACCCCACGCGTTGGCCAATGGCGGTGGCGGTATCGATCGCCGGTCCGGTGAACGACGGGTTATGGCTATTTCAAAAGCTGTTGTACGGCCGAAAACTGGCGGCCACCGAACTGCTCGCACCGCCGATGTTCATCCTCGGTCACTGGCGCAGCGGCACCACGCTGTTGCATGAATTGATTAACAAAGACGAACGGCTGGGATGCCCCTCGACCTTCCAGTGCTTCGCCCCTCATCACTTTCTGGTTTCCGAATGGTTCTTCCGCACCTTCGGGTCCTGGCTGTTGCCCTCCAAACGTCCAATGGACAATATGCAAGCCGGTTGGGCTCGTCCCCAGGAAGATGAATTCGCCTTAATGAACCTGGGTGCCCCGTCGCCCTATCGACGGATCGCCTTTCCCAATCAACCCGCCCCTGACATGCAGTTCCTAGACTGGGACGGCGTCGCTCCCGAACAGGAAGCCCGCTGGGTCGACAGCCTGAAGCAATTCCTGACCGCCGTGACCTACCGCAGCGAACGCCAGCTGGTGCTGAAAAGCCCTACGCATACGGGCCGCATCGGCGTGCTATCCAAAACGTTTCCCGGGGCGAAATTTATTCATATCACCCGCGACCCGCGCAGCCTGTTCCCCTCCACCTGCCGGCTGTGGCAGGGACTCGATCAAGTCCAAGCCTTCCAGATCCCCAGCGGAGAAACGCTGGAAGATTATGTGATCGAGTGTATGAAACGGATGTACGCCGGTTTTCACCGCGACCTGGATGGTTTGAGCGAAGACCAAATCGTGCACATCCGCTACGAAGATCTGGTCGCCGACCCGGTCCAAACCATGGCCGACATCTACCGCTCGCTGGGCCTGGAGGATTTCGAAGTCGTCCGCCCCCAGCTGCAGGAGTGGGCCGATTCGCAACACCGCGAATACCAAACCAACCAACACCATTTGTCGCCCGAAACGGAAGCCCGCATTAAAACCGAATGGGCCGACTACTTCACTCGCTATGGCTATCTATAA
- the lepB gene encoding signal peptidase I, with translation MLSTTILVTLFLGLIFASIVLWLWFLRWGLRWAKAENVTRRRLIEALVGVTVLQIVAGLLFGWLLAVVEAPPIAISVMEIAIVVLVPCLTIAHLFQLRFLRAVQAWLPTMVSTVLMSVIAWGIVRPFLYESFLIPTNSMAPTIVGTHVRGVCPECGDPTFGSPIPAEYRFGSQGPTRMICTNFHVNTDASVAPQTESGDRILVAKFHAPRRWDLVVFKYPEDPSDYYVKRLVGLPGETIHIEDGAVFANGEQLTPPESIRNLHYESEAPNWHYAGLSGTKDRPAKLDDDEYFVLGDFSEQAKDSRFWLKPAPGHTHPYAVPASYMTGVVTHTFWPPQRWQVHR, from the coding sequence ATGTTATCTACCACCATCCTTGTGACGCTATTTCTCGGTCTGATCTTCGCATCGATCGTGCTGTGGCTTTGGTTTCTGCGTTGGGGACTCCGCTGGGCAAAAGCAGAAAACGTGACCAGACGGCGACTAATCGAAGCCCTCGTTGGGGTAACGGTGCTGCAAATTGTCGCGGGACTACTATTCGGCTGGCTGTTAGCCGTTGTTGAAGCGCCGCCGATCGCGATTTCCGTGATGGAGATAGCGATCGTTGTACTGGTCCCCTGTCTGACGATCGCCCACCTATTTCAGCTTCGGTTCCTACGTGCTGTCCAAGCTTGGCTACCAACCATGGTTTCCACCGTACTGATGTCTGTGATCGCGTGGGGGATCGTGCGGCCTTTTCTATACGAGAGCTTCTTGATCCCCACCAATTCGATGGCTCCCACGATCGTTGGCACGCACGTGCGGGGCGTGTGTCCTGAATGTGGTGACCCCACGTTCGGTTCACCGATACCCGCCGAATATCGCTTTGGTAGCCAAGGGCCAACGCGGATGATCTGCACCAACTTTCATGTCAATACAGACGCCAGCGTCGCCCCTCAGACCGAATCGGGCGACCGAATTTTGGTGGCCAAATTTCACGCACCCCGACGCTGGGATTTGGTGGTCTTTAAATACCCAGAAGACCCTTCGGATTATTATGTCAAACGTCTGGTGGGCTTGCCCGGCGAAACCATTCACATCGAAGACGGGGCGGTTTTTGCGAACGGCGAACAGCTCACTCCTCCCGAATCCATTCGCAACCTGCATTACGAATCGGAAGCCCCAAACTGGCACTACGCGGGCTTATCGGGCACAAAAGATCGGCCCGCCAAGTTGGACGACGACGAGTACTTTGTGCTGGGTGATTTTTCCGAGCAGGCCAAAGACTCACGCTTTTGGCTCAAGCCGGCCCCAGGACACACCCATCCGTATGCGGTGCCAGCATCCTACATGACCGGTGTGGTCACCCACACTTTCTGGCCACCGCAGCGTTGGCAAGTCCATCGCTAA
- a CDS encoding MazG nucleotide pyrophosphohydrolase domain-containing protein — METTPPPDISFADLQAKIRTMYFDKDVARGVDGTFMWFMEEVGELASALRGTDKENLAEEFADVIAWLATIANVAGVDLSAALIAKYGHGCPGCGRLACTCPAEEKP, encoded by the coding sequence ATGGAAACGACTCCGCCGCCCGACATCTCGTTTGCGGATTTGCAAGCGAAAATCCGCACGATGTATTTCGACAAAGACGTTGCCCGGGGGGTCGACGGGACGTTTATGTGGTTTATGGAAGAAGTCGGCGAACTCGCATCGGCTTTGCGCGGTACAGATAAAGAGAACCTCGCGGAAGAATTCGCGGACGTGATCGCTTGGTTGGCGACGATCGCCAATGTCGCAGGCGTTGATCTGTCGGCGGCCCTGATCGCGAAGTACGGCCATGGTTGTCCCGGTTGTGGACGCTTGGCCTGCACCTGTCCCGCTGAAGAGAAGCCGTGA
- a CDS encoding ABC transporter ATP-binding protein, giving the protein MIKTVDLTKKYGESFAIKAIELDLAEGDLFGFIGPNGAGKTTTMRIIATLLEPSWGEAYVCGNSVHTKPKEIRRLVGYMPDFFGVYDDMTVVEYLQFFASAYRINGEARRKRVDEMLEVVDLDFKRDAFANTLSRGQTQRLGLARTLLHDPQVLLLDEPLSGLDPRARIEMRNLLRRLGQMGKTIIVSSHILPELADICNKVGIIDRGVLNVNADVEEVKRRVRQHIVLVIHPEQITDLEKMESLLVGHEKVQGVERGDSSLRVILKPGVQQFSDLPTMLIQNDIALNQFSEEELDLEAAFMALTKGTSQRM; this is encoded by the coding sequence GTGATTAAGACCGTCGATCTGACTAAGAAGTATGGTGAATCCTTCGCCATCAAAGCCATCGAATTGGACCTGGCTGAAGGCGACCTGTTCGGCTTTATCGGCCCCAATGGCGCCGGCAAAACCACCACCATGCGGATCATCGCCACGTTGCTCGAGCCCAGTTGGGGCGAAGCCTACGTGTGTGGCAATTCGGTGCATACCAAGCCCAAAGAGATTCGACGACTGGTCGGCTACATGCCCGACTTCTTTGGCGTCTATGACGACATGACGGTGGTCGAGTACCTGCAGTTCTTTGCGTCGGCTTATCGCATCAACGGCGAAGCGCGACGCAAGCGTGTCGACGAGATGTTGGAAGTCGTCGACCTGGATTTTAAACGCGACGCCTTTGCCAATACTCTCTCTCGCGGTCAAACCCAACGTTTGGGCTTGGCCCGTACACTATTGCATGATCCTCAGGTGTTGCTGCTGGACGAACCGCTGTCGGGGCTCGACCCGCGGGCCCGGATCGAAATGCGGAATCTGCTGCGGCGGCTGGGGCAGATGGGCAAAACGATTATCGTCAGCAGTCACATCCTACCGGAGTTGGCGGACATCTGTAACAAGGTGGGCATCATCGACCGCGGCGTGTTAAACGTCAACGCGGATGTGGAAGAGGTCAAACGTCGTGTGCGTCAACACATCGTGTTGGTGATCCATCCCGAACAGATCACGGACTTGGAAAAGATGGAGTCGTTGCTTGTCGGCCATGAAAAAGTGCAAGGCGTCGAACGCGGCGACAGTTCCCTGCGAGTGATTCTCAAACCCGGCGTGCAGCAGTTCAGCGACCTGCCGACAATGCTGATTCAGAACGACATCGCGCTGAATCAATTCAGCGAAGAAGAGTTGGATCTGGAAGCCGCCTTCATGGCCTTGACCAAAGGCACCTCGCAGCGGATGTAG